In the genome of Lathyrus oleraceus cultivar Zhongwan6 chromosome 4, CAAS_Psat_ZW6_1.0, whole genome shotgun sequence, the window TTACTAATTTTTTGATGGGTTAGATTTTCCATCTCTCCGAtcctttttttttaatttaataaattaactttattaaaaattaatatattcATCTTTTCATCAACAATAATTATGACTATAATAAATTTAATTAGGGTAATTGATTAAAAGTATTACAAAagtattttatttttatttatagtcatagaatttattattattattattatgtgTGGCATGGTCAAACATATAATTTATTATACTACATACTTTATAGATTTTGTAAACAAAAAGTAAAAAGTATGAACCTAGTCACAATGGTAGGAATGTCCATAACTATTGAGATTGGACAATATTAAATTTCAAGCATTTTTTGTTACAGTAAGGAATCACCCATTTTGATGAAACAAAACGCAACAGAACAACAGTCACTGTTCGATTCTTGTTGAATAACGTGAGTGGCCTTTGCTGCCTCTGATTCCTAATCTTCCCTTTTCCAACCGCATTTCTTCTTTGTCCTCTTCTCAACTAACTTGTGGCTCTCTTATATTCAATTACCGTTTTGTTACATTTTTTTTTCAGTGTCTTTACATTCTACCACGTCACTATAACGCATCTGTACCAGATAATAATACAACGTTCTTGTTTCGTTAAACATTCTACATTGGTTGATGATAATGTTTTTGTTTTCTCCCAGGTTCTTCTAACGGTGGAAATTTTGGAGATTTAGCTTTTTTTCAACCTTTGCGTCGTTTGATTAGTTTGGACTCTGCTAAAGCTCGGTAAGTTTCTAGTCTTACATCGAAGTTGTTATGCACAATTGCTTTTAATAGTGTCTACTCGAAATCAGTTTCGTGTTTAATGTCTGTTTTCGTTTTCGTGCTTATTACATGTTGCCTTTGCTGTATTTGTGTATTTGTCCATGTAGTGGTCCGCAGCGTTTTAAATTATGGCTTGCCATATGCAATTGCGACCACGGTATTGCTGTTACTGTTTCCTCCACAATAGCATCACATTGCAATTGCGGtgtcattaggcattacatcaGACAACTTTGGCTATGTTCATTTAGATTTTCTCATCAAAAGTTAAAATTTCTGAACCCTAGATCCCAATCTCCTTTAGATCTAATGAAAAATCTTACTATCAACACTCTCTCAATAGTATATTTGAAACACCTCCCAATCAATATTCACGCATTAATAGCCGTAACGACTGCTGCCATCGCAATGCCTGCAACCGTGACCATAGTTGTAACTGTATCAAATGCATTTGATTGCAGTTCTACTATGCAATATCAATGATCGCTCACATTATTTTTTTGTTGTCGAATCTTTCTGGCGTGATATTTATGTACATATATACATAGAGTGAAGGATTAAGTGGAATCTATGTAGAGGATATATCAATGATTCAATATTCTTTCTTGCCTATGATGTTTCTTGTATATCTATAAACTTTTAAGTCCTCTTTTGATAAACAGAACTTTGATTTGATCGCTAAGCTTGTTTTAACTATTCATCAAGTGTATAGTTGTCCTGTCTGCATGGTTCATATTGTGGTATTATTGAACCCTCTTAGAAGTGTTTTAGACAACAACATTGAATATGCAATAAAGCAAAAAACATAGGTCTGTCATTAAAATCGAAAAAACTGAAGAGTATGCACCCCAGTGAGTTATTGATAATTTCAGTATTTGATCATGTGAAGTTTGGCTTACTTGCTAGCATGCATTGTCATTGTGGCCTATGATACCGCCATGTCTGACAACCACTATTGACAATTTGTGAATGGATGACCGCCATGGTGGCACCATAGGCCGCAATGGCGTGTTTATATTCCTGAATTTTGGCCTTCCGCCAGATTCCTTCATCCACCATCGACAACACTCTTTTAGTTTAATACTTTTATATTTCATTATCCTAATTCTTTGTTTTCCTCTTTGGAAACTATATTTTGTAGATGGGAGACGTGGCTAAGGATCTTACTGCCGGTACTGTTGGAGGGGCTGCACAACTAGTATGTGGACATCCCTTTGACACCATCAAGGTCAAGCTCCAAAGCCAGCCTACACCACTACCTGGTCAGCTTCCCAAATATGCTGGTGCATTTGATGCCGTCAGACAGACAATAGCAGCCGAAGGTGCAGGCGGTTTATACAAAGGAATGGGCGCCCCACTCGCTACGGTAGCAGCCTTCAACGCAGTCTTGTTTACAGTAAGGGGGCAGATGGAATCACTATTGAGGTCACATCCAGGTGCCCCCCTCACAGTGAGTCAGCAGTTTGTTTGTGGAGCTGGAGCTGGTTTTGCTGTTTCCTTTCTTGCTTGCCCAACTGAATTAATCAAATGCAGGTAGCTCTGCTGTTCTCATTTCCTTCCTTTTCTCTTCGTAAAATTTTCCTCGATTTTGATCTCTTTTGAAAATAATAATCTTTTTGTTTCTTTATGAATATCATAAGGTTGCAAGCACAAAGCGCACTAGCTGAAACAGGAACAGCAGCTGTGGCTGTTAAGTATGGAGGACCAATGGATGTAGCCAGACAGGTTCTTCGGTCAGAGGGGGGCGTGAGAGGTCTTTTCAAAGGCCTGGTTCCCACAATGGCACGTGAGATACCTGGAAACGCGATAATGTTTGGCGTATACGAAGCATTAAAGCAACGGTTTGCAGGAGGTACCGATACCTCTGGCCTAAGCAGAGGCTCTCTGATTGTTGCGGGAGGTTTGGCAGGTGGTTCGTTCTGGTTCCTTATTTACCCGACCGATGTTATCAAAAGTGTGCTTCAAGTAGACGATCATAAGAACCCAAAATTCTCGGGTTCATTGGATGCTTTCAGAAAGATTAAATCTTCTGAGGGAATCAAAGGCCTATATAAGGGTTTTGGTCCTGCAATGGGAAGAAGTATTCCTGCAAATGCAGCATGCTTCTTGGCATATGAGATGACAAGATCAGCTTTAGGATGATTAGTTCTTATGGTAAAGCTTGATATCAAATGCTCatgtttctttcttttcccttttGTTCCCAAAACCTTTTCATTCCATCAATTACCATATGGCTACACATGCTTGTCTTTTGTTATTGCTTCAATAAAAAGTAGTCATTCCTTAACATGAAGTTATACATACATCCTTATCATTGAATTTGTTTCATAAAGATAAACTAAAATTGTAAGTGTTGTCATTTTGGAGTAAGAATATATATTGTGAAACATAATTAATTAAGAGCATATTTGATATGAATTATATAAAATGTGATTTTGATGTTAAATAATTTAGAGATTAATTTTTAGAAATTATAAAAAATAGAAATTGTTTTGGGTTTGTTTATAGAAACGAAAGttacttttttttttataaattagTTAGTAATAGAAAATAGATTTTTAAAAGAAACTGCTCCTAACAACTTTTgatttaaaattgtttttaaatttttttagATTCTTATTTTTTATGAATATGTAATAAACTTATGAAAGCTTACAAAACTGATTTTTTTTCAAAAGCACTGTTTTTTACAAAAATAAACGGTAAAGTCCCTCAAAGAACATCATACAACAAGATATATTTCCTTCGTATTAAAATTTAAGTAAGTTTAGTTGAGCAATTTGTAATAAAATATAAGTGAATGTTGGTTATTTAATGTTAGTATACTAAAAATAACATTAAAAAGCACTCTCTTGATAATTCATTAAATAAGAATCTCTTTGTGAACCTCTGTTGAGCCTGTATTAGAAATATATTTCATTCTTGGAATCATAAGTATATTAGTTTAGATGGAAGGGTTGTTCTTCTTAATTATGTTCTCaattttatttctattttcttttgCTATTTTTTCAAAATGTCTATAAAAGTGCATAAAAAGTTAGTCAAGATTTAGAGGAGGTTCTTTTGGGGATGTGTGAAAGGATACTCTAGATTAGACGGTCCTATGTTTGCAAGTCTAAGAAGAATGAGGGTTTACGAGTTAAAGATCTTCGGCTAGTTATCTTGCTCCTTTAACCAAGTGAAGATGACATCTTCTGTCTGATGCTTCTGGTCTTTGGTTTGATATCCTTTCTGCCATGTATGGTGCCTCCCTTGTCTCCTCTTGAAGTCCAGGGACAGTCTTTCAGTGATTCTCTATGTTTTCTTGTCGTGGAAAGGAATGTCTCTTCTTGGATCTAAAAAAGATGACCATCCTAATTGGTTCGAATCAGGTTTGACCAAGAAGGCAGTGTCACATTTTGAAAAATACGATCCTCTGAGAGGCGTTCGCGCGCTTGCGAAAAATGATTCGAATAGAatcgccaccgaactttatttattccaagGAAGGAAAtgaaaaatatcgataaaaaaaagaatatgatcgtcgcaaccaaattcgaGTTCGGAAGTCGATTACACAAGGGAAATGTGTCATATCCAAAATTTTGACTAGCTTACCTTATATAGTTTTAAAGAGCTTTTTATTTTGAATGAATGAAATAACTCTAGTGTAGTGGATGCGTTTAGCATAAAGATTTGGATTCAAATCCCACATTTCTCAATTTTAGATTTTTTTTGTGTTTTACCCTCATTTACATtatttttaaaactaaaaattgaatttattatttttttatattttattttcaaatttttattaaattatttttttaataattagTATTTTAACGTATTTTTAGtctaaaaaacaaaaaataaaatcaaaatatctttttcttttggtttttttacaaaaataacccactttttaaatgaaatttccaaaatacccctggtttcaattttttttccaaaataccccatttttaggaggagtctccaattgaattggcgactccacttaaaacttgaatggaggcgccaattggattggttagggcaggtgccctagccaatccaattggcgcccatgtgtaggttttaaaaggagtcgccaattcaattggagactcctcctaaaatgcaccttttgtcttataaatagatgcgttgtgtgacttattgttccacatctcatataatcatttggctatcatgtttgaTGTTCGTCGTCGATACGGAAAagtgatttatgcgagagacaaacctcaaatgctgatgctgttttggaacatcaccacgttcgatcaactgaagagggagctggttcgttggttagatgggaaaataccagaaggggaaaaaatcagaagtattgagagacttgacaatatctttggttgggtgcgaatgaagactgataaggatgctagggaaatgatgttcggtcgagacgatATCAATTTGATTGTTataatcagttagaaatattaatgttttcagatgttttgtactgatgtttgttgtgaacctcgttgtaacaagaacttaatgatatataatgattgaatgttacagaaatacaatgttacaaaaagcttaagacctagatgatgctcctcgattgggacaattgttgttgttgtgtcttggttgacgacagatactacataatcttatcattttatctgtggaatccatctctgttcttatacgtgtgctgtttggccttcctttcttctttctacgcatctcgtcattgtgtcaaacaatatcaccttcatatggaggccagtaatcctccattggtagtactgagaagctttgagtatatacattcatgatggtgttggccttgtacacatcaaataaatggttgtaagcgtcttgacgagtataagcgcatgctactatgtgtaagaccccaattttgtccctaagatccctcatggcatcataacattgcacttgcattgcctaaaggatcataagcatcttggttccctttgcctttaggtgggacctcttgtgagtggtttgagatcaccaagcatgcttgagttgtatatcattacttttctcattttgtttactaaccaaaagcacaaaaatatgtcactaacatcttttgtttgtagctaGAGCAACACAAGGttcaaagcttctaggagatcatttatgcaatgacatggccaagagaagatgaaagcaagcatggtattggttcccaaagctctcatccatcaagtatgcctcactagcatctcaattcatcattttgatcaaagcaagtcaaagggtttgagaGTGGTTCCTcatggaaaccctaattcatctgtgcaccacaatgccttgctcatgaagcaacctcagtccatggtcaaatacaatcaagggaagttctttaattcataatttcatgcatattttatcttgtttgagtgtcctcaatcatcaattcatcaagatatgagtcatggccttgagaagttgatcagtcaattcatctgactattttgaaatgtattgagacctaactttttatgtgttggtcaaatggagatggttccaaaagaaaaaatgttcttaaggacaatatgaacaactttcatgttcatcaaaaatttatttgaagcttggaaggtcatctcccattccaatacattataggtcattttgactgaaaccctaattttgggtcaacttcccaaggacataactcatccattttttatgattttgaggtgggatcaaatgcattggaaagattaagatgtctaattaaaatgttatgtttaacaaaatttcaaaatatcaaaggaaatacatgtgatcatgaaagacattataggtccttttggatcaaatgcattgaaaggcaaaaaagtccaacttcaagtgcccataactctttcatcaaaactccaaatgatgcaaaatttaagtccatttttattgtaTTGAAAAGgtctacaactttgatgttggaggtgttttcatttgaggcttgcattatcaaaacagaagggcttgaacattggccaaatttagaaactttgccttttcatgttttgcaccttgcactttaaactccaatttcaccaatttccacacttcaaatggattttttcccaacataacaattgttccttacatcaaaacctttccaaccattactcacatgaccatttttggattttccatgtgtcaatttcgaagaggtgaacatttaggttcaaatatggaattcacatcataacttcatgcacaagccaatgcagctctaatcacacgtccaaaccattggcatttgagttcagcttgcatttccatccatttttgggctttgcacgcgcctgtacaggcccatgcatgaagagTCCAAGTTCCACGCACATGAGTTTTCTCCTTGCTTGCAtcagccttggctataaatagcaTGCTTCATTCTCTTCAAGAAGGaacctaatggcgcctaagatgctgcacaattgaatccataaccgttaccaaagaagctatttcacttttcttcaaaattttcagatccaaaattcaactacatctggttgaatccttggatctagagcttctaaaccttcatcctgcagctcattgattttctattttgGCAAAGCAAAcaaggaatcgagctcaaatctccagaattcaagtttgttctccaactggtattttcttcgaaactcatcatatattgatccatttgcctggccaaagtgttttttgaagtcctcacttgagaggcaagctagtggtagcttcaattttgtttttctttgatctgcatttttcatacctgaatcttccacctcagatttcttaacctataggaatcttgagtgtgattcaaggttacaggggtgatgtacatcaccccaacttcattttggtataaggatcgtgcaaaatggtgaaggtttgaaaacctgcaaatctggccggaatttggaagctcaccggagaagaaggtggctccggtggccgcccattgccagtttgaatctggatcATTGGATTTCATCTCCAGATTAAATCCCAACCTTTCGATGTTATGACTTTTGCTTAATCAgcgtgtggttgcattgacctAGACTCACCATGAGCGGGCGCTTCAGGACCATcagattggccacgtcaattaatggacgtgatccaacgcttcctgattttccactttttttaatttctgattttattttctttatttccttttatttcaaaaattcatatctctctcatttttaatccaaaaattatgggaccaattgcattagtctctaaataatttctagtttcttaaaatgattttttatttttttattttgtcatttgatattttttatgaattttctctttccAGGTTGTTcttaattcattttaaatagtttttgatattcaaaaaatacaaaaatattttcctaacctatttgagtgatgatgaatctatgaaaaatattctcatcaaatttttaattgatttgagatttatttgagattttagttcaatttagttatttttattcatttttaattgattaaaaatagtttctgacttttaaaaatgctgaaattttttgtcaaactttgtttgaccttgttgaacttgggataaattacttggacctttcaaggttgatttgaagtaattttgaagtttgaccttttttttatttttaattcaagtttattttaatattaaaaatgccaaaaatattaggctcattgtttgatctccaatctccatctcatttctgatttcttattgtttgactttgactttcaatgtcaattggtcaatacatatggattgatacatcttatttcatcttatgcattttgatctttccatttccttatcctttcttcatcttcttcttctttttcttcttcctttttgatcaatgagttgaaggttgataagttagcattgattagggagacttaatcttccttgattcaaatctaattcatcttgatcaattgatcaagtgaatggctttgcattaaggataggttgttttctaaatcatgcaaaaggcttaaaccaatacaagatcaattctctttttcttttttggcatggcaagttgttggaacttggttcactaatcaagacttctaacttgtgttgttgcctacattattattgaccggcctcagatagttgtgacttctacacaagtccaattacgattgcttaacatagcactaaatttgccttatggcacactaactactaacactaaccattaacaactaacatttactttttgctctttacttttatgcaatttactattcttgcacattttatccatttgcttttctctttgctcacttgagcacatgtttatgttaatgccatttgccttttgctcacttcagcacataattgtgtatatactattgtgcttgtgtttttgttttgattgttgtgaaccaaatgcaaggaattggacttagatcttaggacattccctatgcaaaaatggagaaatggacttagtttctaggacattccctatgcaaaattggatTAAAAGGACCAAGCCTCTAAACTCACCCTTTGTCCgttcttgatttgcttcataaaactctttgatgtgtgtgttcttggGCTAGGGATTCCACTTTGATTCAAATTTGGGGAACCACTGCCATAAGCTTCTAAGAaagagagatccaagatgcattgaggagtcttcccaagagttcatttgattgatgattgcttgaatctattattgtgattgcttattccaaaggatgggagctacttggatcatccatatgatctcaagagaggaactccatggtggttttgtttctttatccctcacctttttgctttgcttaggacttagccattcttcttcttccctccactctaacccaagccaaaacttttgtgcaaacattcaaCCATTGTTTCCAAACATTAGAAAGgtaagccttatgcttttgattttcaaactttcttttcataatacttattttgaattgaatctttaagtccactttgaccatttttgtatatacttctatttggtaaatataacccattcaaatgtctttttgtggtttcaatggccactttctaatcaaaacttttttcataacctttagctattaggtttgagttatctttgtggtagatgtaatactcacctatatccttagtgatggacaatgagtcttccatgcttattatagggttaacctctcactagcatgttgaagctatcctcacatggtggatttgtggttttaggttgagttttctccctttgataacaaaagaccttaaggcttttggatcaatcaattcaccaactcattttgagatttttaccccgaactactaggttttgatcctaatctttttaagatggtacgtaggcaatgggtttatccatccaaacacaaaaaatgtaaataacttgtatattctcttctcatctcttcaatcatgtttgcacaaataaactttcacaaaacaaaaaccttacaacaagtatgaaaagggctctctaggagtacctaggatgttttgggtgcctaacaccttcccattacataaccaacccccttacccagatctctgtttctcttttactagtttttgttaaaacttttaggtttttgttcgctttctaaccattcctttggataaatagaagtgcggtggcgacttgacttatatggtttaccttggatttagtcaatatctctaatggtaacgaataccccgctacagaaaagtggcgactctgctggggactccctagtgggttttgcctacttttcatatttttgttgtattgtattgtattgttttgtgacatatttttgtgcaatttgggattactgtattgtatgtaatgattgaattgcttgaatattaattccttgtatgcttggtgatctttgtgagatgagttctatacccgaactcgagtgcccttaggataggagaatggcgtagtcttgttgacttgtgtggagttattccttagcaagttgacttgcaagtccattcacttggtggaggtcatgttgggatcaataatgtcacacaagtaagttgtggttagacattactctttccaatatagaccttagaagccaaggaccttagtttaccaagcccatcttggcctattcttaggatgtagtgtgaaagtcgttcaagtgtaaggtttgatacgattgttatgcgatactacactcataagagtctctcttgagaatatttttggaaaacgagtagtcgtttatccgataatatccgaaaaatgggatgatgactatgggaacctcttgtagaacatgtttggcaggtttaaaccctagtacactccctttgggtggttcttaaccgagactccatgctcgtgactcgcaacaaacccttgattcatggttgatccgttcatgtatccttaatatcaatggaacttgggtgttgataaggtgaaaaccataatccaccaaaatggatgattgatattaaggataatatgatccatcccatgacctttgtttggtgtgctttgcttgatccttgagtgtgattgttgcattcatgcattcatgcacccttttgcatccatatcatcaataatgaagaaaattttcaaggaacttaaggggtttatttgcaaaattttcagacatggaaagacaaagaaggaatacaaataagtacagtttcagacaaccagacttgaaagggttaaggaatttgacatcttatgtattgGATCCCTTaggtttcaaggctcgttttggaaagcttcttcctcttctgactactcaggtggacgaagggttgatgagtgtattggtgcagttttatgaccctttgtaccattgcttcacgtttccggatttccagcttttgcctacacttgaggagtacgcctaccttgtgggcatacctattctagaccagttaccgttcagtggcttggagagtattcctacttctcgagagatagctgatatgcttcatatagatgaatctctggttggtgctcatatgactaccaaaggtggaattcaaggtctcccttctgagttcctcattgctcaagctactatgtatgggaaggccatgagtgaggacgcctttgaggccatatttgtacttctcatctaagggttagtgttattccccaacgtcgacaagtttgtggatatgaacgctattaggattttctctactcttaatcccgttccgactctgttgggtgatacctatttctctttgcatatgaggaatgcaaagggtggtggtgccattgtgtgctgtttgcctctgttgtataagtggtttatttctcacttacctcagacggtcgctttcaaggagaacaaaggatgtctacggtggtccacgagacttatgtctctcactaatgatgatatctcttggtacaaccgtgtgtatgatggtgtgcagattatcgactcttgtggtgaattctccaatgtacctcttcttggtacatgtggtgggattaactataaccctgttttggcacatcgtcagcttgggttccccctaaaggataaacccaataacattctgttagagggtgtgttctttcaggagggtaaagatccccaaggcttgaagggcaaaatgatccgtgcttggcgcaagatccataagaagggaaggaaagagttgggtcctaagaattgtgttgctatggagtcttacactgcttgggttaggaagagagcgtccgagtatctcatgccttacgagtatccaagacctacacctttggttatggctgggcctccaaccctccctgaccaaggagtagaggagttaagagacgaagactgatcacgtgcttggatccgtgaaagggaggagttgcttcagcagattaaggaggATGCTTTGATAaagttcctcgaacatcaggttattgatgatcctgatgatgcatggacttctctacttcctcagtcttccaagttttggaagaggaagtataatcgactcgccaaagagaaggcagatatggaggtagcctacgagagggaggtgaaaaggcttcgtgcatcttatcttcctgcatctcgagctttagatgattgtttatagggatccataggatgactattttccttttctcttgtatatgattgacaatgttgtacttcttttccccgatattatttgataagatatttccatatgtgataaatgtttaatatttccaaaaatttgcaaatagaaccctaaagttcctttgaaaataaaagaaaaaaaatcatatgcacgagcattgcatgcatcatgtgcataagcaggttttgttcccggcttcttgtcctgtggtctaactctgtattctttatttattttgaagacaagctgactcaccggtactacaccagagccaacatttcaagactgatg includes:
- the LOC127074993 gene encoding mitochondrial carnitine/acylcarnitine carrier-like protein, yielding MGDVAKDLTAGTVGGAAQLVCGHPFDTIKVKLQSQPTPLPGQLPKYAGAFDAVRQTIAAEGAGGLYKGMGAPLATVAAFNAVLFTVRGQMESLLRSHPGAPLTVSQQFVCGAGAGFAVSFLACPTELIKCRLQAQSALAETGTAAVAVKYGGPMDVARQVLRSEGGVRGLFKGLVPTMAREIPGNAIMFGVYEALKQRFAGGTDTSGLSRGSLIVAGGLAGGSFWFLIYPTDVIKSVLQVDDHKNPKFSGSLDAFRKIKSSEGIKGLYKGFGPAMGRSIPANAACFLAYEMTRSALG